A region of Betta splendens chromosome 13, fBetSpl5.4, whole genome shotgun sequence DNA encodes the following proteins:
- the LOC114867770 gene encoding solute carrier family 35 member F2-like isoform X1: MAPKEQEEGPKDLSCGSRRTGLMMKIKKFKASEVFTWQLAKTLAMGQGLAGLVCGTAITSQYLASDFHVEAPMLQSFMNYALLCASYTTSLLCRAGDTNLLQILRQRWWRYLLLGLVDVEANYAVVKAYQYTTLTSIQLLDSFVIPVLIILSWWILKTRYRPVHYAAVCICLLGVGAMVGADLLAGRDQGSTSNLLLGDGLVLFSASLYAVSNVCQEYTVKNLSREEFLGMVGLFGTVISAIQMVVLERHEVASVQWSWQVGEYFSCSGTFCLCCAWLLMACLLSGLLFSGYALCMYALYSIMPLVVKVSSAASVNLSMLTADLFSLFCGIFLFQYNFSGLYLVSLAVILIGFITFNMVPTPTRQSEHASSSSSGCNEAYDNPTAMYDEATNQDVAVSITTEDGEQEKGKKSSTKM, from the exons ATGGCTCCtaaggagcaggaagaaggaCCCAAGGACTTGAGCTGTGGCTCCAGAAGAACTGGCCTCATGATGAAGATCAAAAAATTCAAAGCCAGTGAAGTTTTTACCTG GCAGCTCGCCAAGACGCTGGCCATGGGTCAGGGCCTGGCCGGCCTCGTCTGTGGGACGGCCATCACCTCCCAGTACCTGGCCTCAGACTTCCACGTGGAGGCGCCCatgctgcagagcttcatgaaCTACGCCCTACTGTGTGCCAGCTACACCACTTCGCTGCTGTGCAGAGCAG GGGATACAAATCTTTTGCAGATTCTGAGGCAGCGATGGTGGCGGTACCTTCTGCTGGGACTGGTGGACGTGGAAGCCAACTACGCTGTGGTGAAGGCTTACCAGTACACCACTCTGACCAGTATACAG CTCCTGGACTCTTTTGTCATCCCGGTCCTGATCATCTTGTCCTGGTGGATTCTGAAGACGCGCTACAGGCCAGTCCACTATGCTGCCGTCTGCATCTGTCTGCTGGGTGTGGGGGCCATGGTGGGGGCCGACCTGCTGGCTGGACGAGACCAGGGCTCCA CCTCCAACCTCCTGCTAGGTGACGGCCTGGTGCTGTTCAGCGCCTCCCTGTACGCCGTGTCCAATGTGTGTCAGGAGTACACCGTGAAGAACCTGAGCAGGGAGGAGTTCCTGGGCATGGTCGGCCTGTTTGGCACAGTCATCAGCGCCATACAGAT GGTTGTCCTGGAGCGTCATGAAGTGGCTTCTGTTCAGTGGAGTTGGCAAGTGGGTGAGTATTTCAGCTGCTCTGGAACATTTTGTCTTTGCTGCGCGTGGTTGTTGATGGCGTGTCTCCTCTCAGGGCTGCTGTTCTCTGGCTACGCGCTGTGCATGTACGCTCTGTACAGCATCATGCCCCTGGTCGTCAAAGTGAGCAGCGCCGCCTCGGTCAACCTGTCCATGCTCACCGCTGACCTGTTCAGCCTCTTCTGTGGGATCTTTCTCTTCCAGTACAAT TTCTCTGGACTCTACCTGGTGTCGCTGGCTGTCATCCTCATTGGCTTCATCACTTTCAACATGGTGCCAACACCCACGCGACAAAGCGAGcacgcctcctcttcctcctcaggctgCAACGAAGCCTACGACAATCCCACAGCCATGTACGACGAGGCCACCAACCAGGACGTGGCAGTGAGCATCACCACTGAGGATGGAGAGCAAGAGAAGGGCAAGAAGAGTAGCACTAAAATGTGA
- the LOC114867770 gene encoding solute carrier family 35 member F2-like isoform X2: MAPKEQEEGPKDLSCGSRRTGLMMKIKKFKASEVFTWQLAKTLAMGQGLAGLVCGTAITSQYLASDFHVEAPMLQSFMNYALLCASYTTSLLCRAGDTNLLQILRQRWWRYLLLGLVDVEANYAVVKAYQYTTLTSIQLLDSFVIPVLIILSWWILKTRYRPVHYAAVCICLLGVGAMVGADLLAGRDQGSTSNLLLGDGLVLFSASLYAVSNVCQEYTVKNLSREEFLGMVGLFGTVISAIQMVVLERHEVASVQWSWQVGLLFSGYALCMYALYSIMPLVVKVSSAASVNLSMLTADLFSLFCGIFLFQYNFSGLYLVSLAVILIGFITFNMVPTPTRQSEHASSSSSGCNEAYDNPTAMYDEATNQDVAVSITTEDGEQEKGKKSSTKM, encoded by the exons ATGGCTCCtaaggagcaggaagaaggaCCCAAGGACTTGAGCTGTGGCTCCAGAAGAACTGGCCTCATGATGAAGATCAAAAAATTCAAAGCCAGTGAAGTTTTTACCTG GCAGCTCGCCAAGACGCTGGCCATGGGTCAGGGCCTGGCCGGCCTCGTCTGTGGGACGGCCATCACCTCCCAGTACCTGGCCTCAGACTTCCACGTGGAGGCGCCCatgctgcagagcttcatgaaCTACGCCCTACTGTGTGCCAGCTACACCACTTCGCTGCTGTGCAGAGCAG GGGATACAAATCTTTTGCAGATTCTGAGGCAGCGATGGTGGCGGTACCTTCTGCTGGGACTGGTGGACGTGGAAGCCAACTACGCTGTGGTGAAGGCTTACCAGTACACCACTCTGACCAGTATACAG CTCCTGGACTCTTTTGTCATCCCGGTCCTGATCATCTTGTCCTGGTGGATTCTGAAGACGCGCTACAGGCCAGTCCACTATGCTGCCGTCTGCATCTGTCTGCTGGGTGTGGGGGCCATGGTGGGGGCCGACCTGCTGGCTGGACGAGACCAGGGCTCCA CCTCCAACCTCCTGCTAGGTGACGGCCTGGTGCTGTTCAGCGCCTCCCTGTACGCCGTGTCCAATGTGTGTCAGGAGTACACCGTGAAGAACCTGAGCAGGGAGGAGTTCCTGGGCATGGTCGGCCTGTTTGGCACAGTCATCAGCGCCATACAGAT GGTTGTCCTGGAGCGTCATGAAGTGGCTTCTGTTCAGTGGAGTTGGCAAGTGG GGCTGCTGTTCTCTGGCTACGCGCTGTGCATGTACGCTCTGTACAGCATCATGCCCCTGGTCGTCAAAGTGAGCAGCGCCGCCTCGGTCAACCTGTCCATGCTCACCGCTGACCTGTTCAGCCTCTTCTGTGGGATCTTTCTCTTCCAGTACAAT TTCTCTGGACTCTACCTGGTGTCGCTGGCTGTCATCCTCATTGGCTTCATCACTTTCAACATGGTGCCAACACCCACGCGACAAAGCGAGcacgcctcctcttcctcctcaggctgCAACGAAGCCTACGACAATCCCACAGCCATGTACGACGAGGCCACCAACCAGGACGTGGCAGTGAGCATCACCACTGAGGATGGAGAGCAAGAGAAGGGCAAGAAGAGTAGCACTAAAATGTGA